The Maniola hyperantus chromosome 21, iAphHyp1.2, whole genome shotgun sequence sequence gcacttgaccggtttttcttttacctttttttttagtttactaAGCCAACTGATGCTAGGAAATTCAACATAATTTTCTATTATATTTACTTTTCTGATGGGGCATGCACTGACCACCCAAAGTCTGCAAGTTTGAGGTCACCATTCAGTGCCACTAAGATATTCTCCGGCTTTATATCTCTGTGTATCACATGGCGTTGATGACAGTACTCTACCGCATCTGCGACCTGGAATTGCCATACTTCTCATTCAATAATCACAttatagactacatcatcatcatcatgtgctttcttcgaaacgaagttgGATCATCATCCAAAAAACTTCTCTTTCTAAAACCGCCTCTTCTAACTTTGGCTAGCTAAGCCATGTCCATTGTAgcacccccttatatcgtccaaccatagACTATGAAATATTATATACAGGATTACAGAAAAACAGGACACggtcccgttaaggggttatataGTACAAGACATTAGTATCACTATCAAACTATcactatcaaacgacccctaaagtgcttatgaaaaagtgtatcgttttcgtgttattcttttttttattttttctaggtaaaggggtgaaatacattgtttcttttttttactaatttttaaagtggcacacacccctttacctaaaaaaaaatgaatacacttttgcatgagcactttaggggttgtttgatagctaatgccctgtactataaccccttaacgggattgtgtcctattttcctgtaaccctgtacaAAATCTCATCTTGGAGTACTATGATGCCACTGACTGACCCACAGACTGACAAAGTGATCAAACTTAGTCTTTGATTATTTACTCTATAATCaaagcttttattatttagtGATAACAGCCCCTCTGTACATTGGGATTATTGGGCGTTAGTCTAAAGCCCTAATATttactgaaaatattatttttagactgtCCCTTGAGCTACTTATCAAACaacattcatattaatatttccatacttaattattataaatgcgaaagtgtgtcggtccATCCATCTATCCAtttatttaaccgattttgtcgtGGTACAGTTAGCTTACTTCGCGAagacgaacataggctactttttgaacATCTAAgtgttcccataggatttttacaACCTAAATTCACATGGACAGAGTTGTGGAGACTTTCTATTTTGGTACTGAGACAGACATGAACTACTAGAGATCAGAGATGCAAAATCTTATATCCacacaaagtcgcgggcgtcatccaGTTACATATACATATAGTTTACAATGGAACAAATACatatttggaaaactcgaagcatttctgatatagacgcacgCATCAGCGTAAGATGCTTagcttaataataatacctgATAAATATATCTAGCAGCCCTGTTTTCTGGGAACCGTCCCATGGGAGAGCTAGTCAAGTGCTTATAAAGTTCTCCACCTGCAGCAAACTCCACTACAAGATATATCCGTTTCTCATCGTGAAACCACGTTAACAGCCGTAGTACATTTGGATGCCTACACAACAAGTTACATAGTTAGGTTACAAGGGACAAGTGGCCTAGTTTAGTAGTTGGTTTCCTATGTTGGGTCAAACAACCTGCTGTCTTTTAACTTGAAGGCTGCTGCAAAAAACCATTTTTGAGTTATTGCCAAAAAACATGGGACttttcaaaaacaaatatttaaaatttaaaaaaatgtttatagcTTGGTCTTACGCAACCTAGGaaacttttttagaaacatcagtaTTTCTAAATTACCATGTTTTTAAATGATAATTTCTTTTTTCGCAGTTAACAGCTTTTTAGATATAGGACAGCAGCAATATTGACCGAAATTGGGAATTGATAGTTCACCAACTTATGAGTTCTTTTCTTTTCACTCTCCAAAAACCAGACCAAATGAAGCCATTGATGGTCACAGTTATTACCACTGAAGTCATAAAATAATCATTAAATCTAAGAGTCAAATTTTAAGTATTACTTTGACTTAAAATTTGATTCAGGAGAACCATCTGGCTACCATTATGTGAAATGGAAAGAAGCATAAATCCATGACTCAAATGTCACAAACAGCTTGAGATATTGTATTAAATTTGTCTGAAGCcacaaacataatatacctatattatgtttagAAAACTTAACTTGAATCAATTGTACATCAATAACAGttcaatacaattttttttggtggCTGAGAACAAGAGACCAGTCGCATTACAAAGATGAAGTTCCGGAAAGGTAAAGctcatttgtttttaaatagatatagcgtgCAAACGAGcagtcgggtcacctgatgttaagtgattaccgccgcccatgaacatttgcagcaccagaggagccgccgatgcgttgccggccttttaggaatttgttggtccgccccttgaataactccatgttataatctagtgggaacaccgccgatgggagttggtggTCATACTAttgtttgtattttaaaaagtggagACAAATATACTTGTATGAGTGACATGCATGCACAAAACAGCACAGCCTTCCTAAATAGATTAGTGCAAAACAACACCTACAAGCAttcttcaaaatatttattaattactagctgccccggcgaacttcgtaccgcctaacagtcgattcaaatctttaaaatttttctctccgtaagaaccatcctcctacttcaagaaatattatgaaaaaagaattagcaaattcggttcagctgctctcgagatttgcgatcagcaacacatttagcgattcatttttatatatatagattggcTTGTTATGATTCATTGTTGTTGTTAGAAGTCATCGTTACATtgcaattatattttttagatcATTGCTAGATTTTCCATAACCATCGTTCCATACTGTGTGTGAAATGACTAGCTTTCGCAAGCTTACTTCTCAGCCACCAGAAAGAATTGAACTATACCTTTAACTAGTAGGAAGCTTAGACAATCTGACTCACTTTAAATGCGAttgtatttcaatttccctCATAACTTGCCGCTCACATTTGGATTTTATTATTTGTGATTTAAACAGGGCTTTAATTGCCACTAGATACCCAGTCTTTTTCTCACGTGCAACGTGAACGTGTCCAAACTTTCCACGCCCCATCCTCGATCCAAGTTCGAAgtctttaggggaccatttgTAGctgtaacaaaattaaaatttaggtacctacacgatGAAGTGGTTACCTTCTACCTACAAGATTTTAGAACTGCTTGTTTAACTagagaattttatatatatctgGTAAATCACAATATAAAGAATGGATATATTAGTTTTTAACAGtattaaaacaaagaaagaacaATAAGTTAgcaatatttaggtacttacgGTTTAGCATAAGCTTCATGATTGATAATTTTACTCTCTAGCTCGGCCACTTCTTTCAAATCGACCTCCATATTGTTTCTCGTTTAGTGCAAAGATATACTAATATATGGGAAATTAGTAGCGTTTATTTTTCAACGTTTTtaccttttattaaaattataacaataatacACTAGGCACTACAATTACAATAATACAGGGTTTTACGTGTCGATATCCGTTAAAATTTAACGCCGCCCGTTCTGAAATTCAAAATAAACCATAGGCAATAGAAAAACGTCATCAGCACCCACCGACCCACAGATTATTCTGAGCCGACCAGAGAGCGAAAAAAAGGTCTTCATTTGTCTATGTTTGACCCATGACTATTGACCAcgtagactgattaaaaaagctagactaaagtactgtgtaaccgcgtgtgagatagcgatagcacgacgtaacgatgaataacacgacaatttaccattgtttagtagttaatatttgtataaaccgctcaacaatatttgtattaaacgtttttttatgtgaaaacaagtaaataactaatgggAAATGCAATGACgtcacgaattctcaaagtttgttttgcaactaaagttgtattccttggaAAAAATCgtttacacgataagggacaaaaataggttagctgcgtttttagtgtgaatgggaaagcaaacgttcctttgtctcacagatatgtccagatttgcaactagcgtggctccctcagtccctctcgctcaagcagattttcttagttgtgaaatgtcattccttctacacttcacgttgtttgtcaaatactcacgtacaaatacattttgacaaacaaaaaaagtggccacggtgatacggacaaaacataatcatttagtCACGTTCATTGACAGACCTTTTAAAATCAGAGGATCTTCAGGCAAATGTGGAAAATGTTACAATTATTAACATTGTCAATTTtatagaaaatttaaataacacAACTTGTAGAGACATCCAAGATGATAAAATTATACACAAAGAGACAAAACGGTATGTTGCAGGgtatataatacaaaaatgacaaaaaaaatatttaaaaactgtCAGACTTGCAAAAGTAATTTGTTTAATAATGAAATAGACCCTGCGACATACACATATTTTAgagattacacaaaaaaatcttTAGTGTATGCTAAAAATGACTTCATTAATATTAGTAACCAAATATATGAAAtaatcatattatgtttaaaagaTTCGCCTCaagaaaaaacaattaaaacaaaaaatcactagcttgatataatatatagacGTTAATCTTGCGAAACTCACAAGCATCTTATCATAAAAAGTATAGTTAATATctctattaacattattgtaCACAGTTGGTGTAAGTGTATTAATCAGTTGTTATAAGGCAAAAtgattaattttgataaaaaagaTTCTGTTAAAGCACAGGCTAGGGCATATTATACTAGAAGAtgcaagaaataaaattatgtaaaaacctatttatttttcttttaatcaataatttatatCCTTTTCCCAGGAAGGCAGTTGGCGCCAGTTTCCCTCGAATTTGAACCAGACTATAGTTGAAGACATGTGAAGACCCAGTATCCATCAAAATGGAAATGGAGATGCGTTTAGCTGACACCAGCAGATTATTGATTGAtgtgttaattttataataatattttcttttcataaATGGATTGGTCAGCTAAACACGTCTCCATGTCTACTTTGATTGATACTCGTCCGAAGTCTGGTTCAAATTGAGGGAACTGGCGCCAAGCCGCGatccagaaaaaattaaattatacagcgccatctattgcaatattattgttattgtactACTAGCGACATCTCTGAGGCAGCGGAGTAAGCTTGGTTCCCTTTTCCAGTTACATAGTAGGTATGAGTTGcttatctatagtctatacccgTATTAGTATagtccatagattatctactatatactagagatagatgtgcgactctagatttctttttcaaagttacgcgtgtgctcacatctagagggcactaaaagcgcactaggcgtgcgagagcgcgaaaatttaaatgctatttaaatgtactttactagaatattttatatttttgaacatgttttaaaaaaacatcaataattccattaacgtttgtttaaaacatgtttaaaaatatatattacaagactgactttttaagatactaaattataaaacactatagaaataaaaaggttttaaggttttgtaaaatattttattttcataaattcgtaactaggtacataaaatacatacccaaattcaagacccacgagattgtgaaataggtaacgctcaaatccaaaatttttggttatttacttttcacaactttcatattactaccacaactggtgtatttcaacgatcttcaaactggtgattgcaaatttgataattcgtaactatatattatttcattatcagtcttgctttctaaatgttgtcctactatctcttttcattgtttaaatggtttcaaagagaggagtagccaggttttggaaagccatgcaaacatctgaaaaagtaataacataaaatatgcattagttacttattgtacttaattagttgatagctgatacctataatataaaaataagttagtcaataaagttcaaaacaaatgttgtaagtacacttaattacaaaacaaaaaatttacagaattagtagttaataatccatagcaatatgataaatgcaaaagtgtgtcaacctgtctgtatgctagctttttacagtaaatttgtgtaaccgtttatgatgaaagttagtacagagataacttgcatccaggtaaggacataggcttcttttgtcacggaaaactcaaacagttcccatgggactcccaaaaaccctaaatccacgtagacaaagtggtggtcatcatctgtttggtacagagatagcttgcatcagacggttgtaacttgtaggccacatttatcccggaaaattggacttctcacgggatttctaaaatagttttttcgagcggacgaaatcgcaggaactatatacctagtatcatgataaaatacctaatgtgctaatggtgccttaatggtgcatagagtttgactcattgaagtaattttgagttagattacgagtaagctgattttatacttaccgaattagtcacatccagacacacatcgagatctctgtggcatttttctgcacaaatatattcacagaaaaatcatttcacaaagcaaaaacaagtccgtaatccgtagccgtggtcaatcgttcaggcatgaatcgagtcactaaatcaatccttagaatatagttatcgaggtggtgaaaggaaatacagactacagagtcctgttattaaagcagggtcagataaatttaacagaaatataaatatttactacagcacacgaaaacatgaaaactaggttataatttattaatgtcattaaaattacaccaatgtgcccgccatctattgacgtcttttgtaaactgttctctatttgtttagccgtgctcgcgcttagatggcaccacaagcgattttcaatttgcgattttttaatgttctagagttgcacccctatggtatagtctatctgtcagcgggctgtatttcgtgaaccgtaataggtagagagaagagacttgaaattttccatagagatagtacctaatcattcatccaagaaaTTTTGACAGAATGTGTTTTTATTGCCgcgctaaaaaataaaattacgttacaaaaaaaacaaaaagtaatatataagtgtTATATAAGTCAAAACAAAAAGtgctatttcttgtacaatggtacggaaccctttgtgtgatAATTATTTTTCTCAACGTAGGAGTAACTATATTAAGTCTATTGTTGAGGAAAAAAAGGTAGGgtaactaggtactttttatcccggaaaattgaagagttctcttgagatttttgaaaacctaaaatctacgcggacgaagtcgcgggcatcatctagtaatattatattattatattttgctaCAGTCAGAACTCAGAGTGCGGCATCGTGACGATATTGGGCTTGATCCCCTACACATTGGGGTTGGTTTGGGTTGTGGTCGCCATTCGTCCGTCGGTTCTCGGACTTCTCCTGTTTTTGAAcgctttgttttaaaattttctaccccgcatttatcatcatcatcaacctatcgccggctcactagtgAGAAAGTGTGGACTACTGAGTgtgtattggcagacttcacacacctttgaaaacattatggagaaatcatataggcatgcaggtttaatgacgatattttccttcaccgttatagcagaTGATATAATAGTTAACtgcgcgcccgggatcgaaccctggaccgcTTTATAACACATTATACTCCACACGAACTCCCCCCGCATTTACGGCTACGCATTTGCCATTGCACCATGTCACAGTGCGTAATGGCGAGATACGAATGCAAGACGAGATCGGAGAAAGATGAATGCGTGGACATGACGTAGCTTGCGTGCGGGCTCCCTTcctcttaattttttttcattttttaaatttttgtttcatTTTCTTGACGTTTTGTGACGACGATCCCCTGCACATATTGGGATTAGTTGGCGTTGTGATTGCCATTCGTTGGTCGTTTCTCGGACTCCATCTGTTTTTgaacactttgattttatcTTACcctgcatttacacattcgcCATTGCAGCGCGATGCACCACTCGTTGTTAATATCAAAGTTAATGTGAGATGAAACTGGTGAAAAAGGAGATGAATGTGTAAACGAAACTGGAGATGAATGTATGAACTTGTAGCTTGCGTGCAGTTGGATTCATCAACGCCCCGCTaaaacccttggacctagaaatcTGAAATTCGCACAGAGGTTCATGGgttccctttataataaaataatagataaGGAATAAGGGTTTTTGAGGTGTTTTGAAATTCCCATGGGAGCAAAACTGTTAACGACCGCTAGTATtagtataatcatcatcataataaactCGTTTGAGAGGTGTACGCAAAGTGTGGCTACGCCGTAGTCCTGATTTAGTCTTAATAAAAGATGTGCACTCTTGTTAGTACCACCCTAGGTTCTGGACTGGAGTGTTGTCATAACACTACATTAAGTCTTTGTTCTAGGCAAGTGTGCACTTTTTATTGAAACGTTAAGTGATTCTGGCATTACTTAAATAATGATAAGATTTGAATGACAACCTTTGTAGGTACTTTACAGTGGTGGATTAAGAGTGGGGTCTAGGGAGCCTCCAAAGTATAATACAAACCTTGAGAGGTATTTTTTACTCCTTCCGCTGACGCCGTAGCGGTCAGTAGGgtctacgcagcatagtcaatccgaaacaacacaaaaaaaatatacatccGGTAAGGCAAATAAAGCaggctgtgatagcttagtggttgggacgtccgcctcctaatcg is a genomic window containing:
- the LOC117992458 gene encoding aurora kinase B-like, which gives rise to MEVDLKEVAELESKIINHEAYAKPYKWSPKDFELGSRMGRGKFGHVHVAREKKTGYLVAIKALFKSQIIKSKCERQVMREIEIQSHLKHPNVLRLLTWFHDEKRIYLVVEFAAGGELYKHLTSSPMGRFPENRAARYIYQVADAVEYCHQRHVIHRDIKPENILVALNGDLKLADFGWSVHAPSEKRKTMCGTLDYLPPEMIKREMYNVSVDHWCIGVLLYEFLVGKPPFESEGQDKTYARILSLDVTYPSYVPSGAKDLISKLLRTSSKDRLSLDGVKKHYWVQQFQNI